A region of Hydrogenimonas cancrithermarum DNA encodes the following proteins:
- the der gene encoding ribosome biogenesis GTPase Der, with protein MKKIAILGQPNVGKSSLFNRFARRRIAITSDMAGTTRDVKKEIIDFDGKEAELLDTGGIDDSSELFRRVRNKAIEAAKAADIILYMVDGKALPDDRDKELFYRLQRLGKPIALVVNKIDNDKEEERAWEFGEFGANNLFAISVSHNRRVGQLIEWVKNHLDEPEAALLDLVPDEADALENLIAQFDETGTLQEEEDLSEIGVAIIGRTNVGKSSLLNALLGEERAVVSDVAGTTIDPVDEKMTLGDKTVTFVDTAGIRRRGKIQGIERYALGRTRQMLERADIALLVLDASAPLSELDEKIAGLVDEYKLGCIIVLNKWDEALGSYEEIVDELRYRFKFLSWAPVITVSAKSKKRIHKINDMILKVFENYTRHIPTRELNEVIKQATIRHHIPSHKGKPVNILFASQYAIKPPKIALISNRPRGIHFSYIRYLTNQLRENFDLEGTPVILIPKRRGEREEESE; from the coding sequence ATGAAAAAAATAGCCATACTGGGTCAGCCCAATGTAGGAAAAAGTTCCCTGTTCAACCGTTTTGCACGGCGGCGCATCGCCATCACTTCCGATATGGCGGGGACGACACGGGACGTAAAAAAAGAGATAATCGACTTCGACGGAAAAGAGGCGGAGCTTCTGGATACCGGAGGAATCGACGATAGCAGCGAACTCTTCCGTCGTGTCAGGAACAAAGCGATCGAAGCGGCGAAAGCGGCCGACATCATTCTTTACATGGTCGACGGCAAAGCGTTGCCGGACGATCGGGACAAGGAGCTCTTCTACCGGCTTCAGCGGCTTGGCAAACCGATCGCACTGGTCGTCAACAAGATCGACAACGACAAAGAGGAAGAGCGTGCATGGGAGTTCGGTGAGTTCGGTGCCAACAACCTTTTCGCCATCTCCGTATCGCACAACCGCCGCGTCGGTCAGCTTATCGAGTGGGTCAAAAACCATCTCGACGAACCCGAAGCGGCCCTCCTGGATCTCGTGCCGGACGAAGCGGATGCCCTCGAGAACCTCATTGCACAGTTCGACGAGACGGGAACCTTGCAGGAAGAGGAGGATCTCAGCGAAATAGGCGTCGCGATCATCGGACGCACCAATGTCGGCAAAAGCTCGCTGCTCAATGCCCTGCTGGGCGAGGAGCGTGCCGTCGTCAGCGACGTAGCCGGCACGACGATCGACCCTGTCGACGAGAAGATGACGCTGGGCGACAAAACGGTCACCTTCGTCGATACGGCAGGTATCAGACGCCGCGGAAAGATCCAGGGGATCGAGCGTTACGCCCTCGGACGCACGCGGCAGATGCTCGAACGCGCCGACATCGCCCTGCTCGTCCTCGATGCGAGTGCACCGCTCAGCGAGCTGGACGAGAAGATCGCGGGGCTGGTGGACGAGTACAAGCTCGGATGCATCATCGTTCTCAACAAGTGGGATGAAGCGTTGGGGAGTTATGAAGAAATCGTCGACGAGCTGCGCTACCGCTTCAAATTCCTGAGCTGGGCACCCGTCATCACCGTTTCGGCCAAATCGAAAAAGCGGATCCACAAAATCAACGACATGATTTTGAAAGTGTTTGAAAACTACACCCGCCACATCCCGACGCGCGAACTCAACGAGGTCATCAAGCAGGCGACGATCAGACACCATATTCCAAGCCACAAGGGCAAACCCGTCAACATCCTTTTCGCGTCGCAGTACGCCATCAAACCGCCGAAAATCGCCCTCATCTCCAACCGCCCCAGGGGAATCCACTTCAGCTACATCCGCTACCTGACGAACCAACTCAGAGAAAACTTCGACCTCGAAGGCACGCCGGTCATCCTCATACCCAAACGGCGCGGGGAGAGGGAAGAAGAGAGTGAGTAG
- a CDS encoding M16 family metallopeptidase, whose amino-acid sequence MKKILLFLAVLQGVLMSAVLDKIEINGVDVPLIFEEERLLPIASMQVVFRYSGSLADGEHPGLAKFSARMMNEGTETLGSTGFAKALEERAISLSAHAGTETFVFELTSLKEEFEKGVDLFEDLLRAPNLTDESFKKVQTTTIGSLMRKESDYDYQASLLLKKALFEGTPLAHPADGTVQDIEALRLEKVREFLKKHLVLRRAIVVIGGAMTIEEAKAYVKEALKPLKRGETEPLPFYEASGAGKTVVEEKLTEQAYIYFGAPFKMRVDDPQSYKAKVAAFILGSSGFGSRLMEEVRVKRGLAYSAYGRIVLNKSRSYFSGYLQTKLESQDEAKRVVVDVIDDFVEKGVTQKELEDAKMFLLGSEPLRNETLSQRLGRAFDEYYKGLGLGYSKKQLELIEALTVEELNDFIAKHPEILKLTFAIITNEKETPAGKK is encoded by the coding sequence ATGAAGAAGATTTTGCTGTTTCTGGCAGTGTTGCAAGGAGTGTTGATGAGTGCGGTTTTGGATAAGATTGAGATAAATGGCGTGGATGTCCCGTTGATTTTCGAAGAGGAACGGCTTCTTCCGATCGCTTCGATGCAGGTGGTGTTCCGCTACAGCGGTTCGCTGGCCGACGGGGAACATCCGGGCCTGGCGAAGTTTTCGGCACGGATGATGAACGAGGGGACCGAAACGCTCGGTTCGACGGGATTCGCCAAGGCGCTGGAAGAGCGGGCCATCAGCCTGAGTGCACATGCGGGAACCGAAACGTTCGTTTTCGAATTGACTTCCCTCAAAGAGGAGTTCGAAAAGGGTGTCGACCTCTTCGAAGATCTCCTTCGAGCGCCGAATCTGACGGACGAGAGTTTCAAAAAGGTCCAGACGACGACGATCGGATCGCTGATGCGCAAAGAGAGTGACTACGATTACCAGGCGAGCCTGCTGCTCAAAAAGGCACTCTTCGAAGGGACGCCTCTGGCGCATCCGGCTGACGGGACGGTCCAGGATATCGAGGCACTGAGACTGGAAAAAGTCCGCGAATTTCTGAAAAAGCATCTGGTCCTTCGGCGCGCGATCGTCGTCATAGGGGGTGCGATGACGATCGAGGAGGCCAAAGCGTATGTGAAAGAGGCGCTGAAGCCGCTGAAGAGGGGTGAAACGGAACCGCTGCCCTTCTACGAGGCGAGCGGCGCAGGCAAAACCGTTGTCGAAGAGAAACTGACCGAGCAGGCCTACATCTATTTCGGAGCACCTTTCAAGATGCGTGTGGACGATCCGCAGAGCTACAAAGCGAAAGTGGCGGCATTCATTCTCGGAAGCAGTGGTTTCGGCAGCCGGCTGATGGAAGAGGTGCGTGTCAAGCGGGGCCTTGCCTATTCGGCTTACGGACGGATCGTGCTGAACAAGAGCAGAAGCTATTTCAGCGGCTATCTGCAGACCAAGCTCGAGAGCCAGGACGAGGCGAAAAGGGTGGTGGTCGATGTGATCGACGACTTCGTCGAAAAGGGTGTGACGCAAAAGGAGCTCGAAGATGCCAAAATGTTTCTGCTCGGTTCCGAGCCGCTTCGCAACGAAACACTCTCGCAGCGTCTCGGGCGTGCATTCGACGAGTACTACAAAGGACTCGGGCTAGGCTACTCCAAAAAACAGCTGGAGCTGATCGAAGCGTTGACGGTCGAAGAGCTGAACGATTTCATTGCGAAGCATCCCGAGATTCTGAAACTGACATTCGCCATCATTACCAATGAAAAAGAGACGCCGGCCGGGAAAAAATGA
- a CDS encoding DUF5615 family PIN-like protein — MKYRLLFDNNISHRVVSRIAEHFPEASHVMLLGLDEAKDSEVWHYARRNRYAIVTKDSDFNDIAILKGSPPKVVWIKIGNCRVDETVAFLIEKRETIANFLDDETSVILEI; from the coding sequence GTGAAGTACCGTCTGCTTTTCGACAACAACATCTCCCACAGGGTTGTCTCCAGAATCGCCGAACATTTTCCAGAGGCATCCCATGTCATGCTTCTGGGGCTCGACGAAGCGAAAGATTCCGAAGTGTGGCACTATGCCAGGCGAAATCGATATGCGATAGTGACCAAGGATTCCGACTTCAACGATATCGCCATACTCAAAGGATCCCCTCCGAAGGTGGTATGGATAAAAATAGGCAACTGCCGGGTCGATGAAACGGTTGCATTTCTCATCGAAAAGCGAGAGACGATCGCAAATTTTCTCGATGACGAAACATCCGTGATCCTCGAAATATAA
- a CDS encoding DMT family transporter has protein sequence MRERFNRLDAGVRYMLFASLMFACMGVFAKLLSHTMPSLEVVFFRNVFGVAIVAATLLKKPMRHRGGKPWLLFFRGLMGFLALLAFFYNIAHIPLGDAMTYSKSSPIFTALFAWLFLHEKMGVKGWVALFIGFAGIVFIAKPSGMMLDKTAWLGIFSGVGAALAYTAVRELKRYYDTRAIVLSFMGIGTIGPLLLMAITPYVKMPELDMVFGEFVMPGGIAWLYVVLMGLFATLAQLYMTKAYGVTKAGIVGAVSYSNILFSIALGLLIGDPFPDPMTWVGIAFVVIAGIAVASK, from the coding sequence TTGCGGGAGCGTTTCAACCGGCTCGACGCCGGTGTACGGTATATGCTTTTCGCCTCACTGATGTTTGCCTGCATGGGGGTTTTCGCCAAGCTTCTGAGCCACACGATGCCATCGCTGGAAGTTGTCTTTTTCAGAAACGTTTTCGGTGTGGCCATCGTTGCGGCGACGCTTCTGAAAAAACCGATGCGCCACAGAGGCGGGAAACCGTGGTTGCTCTTTTTCCGTGGGCTTATGGGGTTTCTGGCTCTGCTCGCTTTCTTTTACAATATCGCACACATTCCGCTCGGAGATGCGATGACCTACTCGAAGAGTTCCCCCATCTTCACGGCACTTTTCGCCTGGCTTTTTCTACATGAAAAGATGGGAGTGAAGGGGTGGGTTGCGCTTTTTATCGGATTTGCAGGTATCGTGTTTATCGCGAAGCCGAGCGGCATGATGCTGGACAAGACGGCGTGGCTCGGTATCTTCAGCGGAGTCGGAGCGGCGCTTGCCTATACGGCGGTCAGAGAACTCAAACGCTATTACGACACCCGGGCGATCGTCCTTTCGTTTATGGGTATCGGAACGATCGGTCCGCTGTTGTTGATGGCGATCACGCCCTATGTGAAGATGCCGGAACTCGATATGGTGTTCGGGGAGTTTGTCATGCCGGGAGGCATCGCCTGGCTTTATGTGGTGCTGATGGGCCTTTTCGCGACACTGGCACAGCTCTATATGACCAAAGCTTACGGTGTCACCAAAGCCGGTATCGTCGGCGCCGTCAGTTACAGCAACATCCTCTTTTCCATTGCGCTGGGACTTCTCATCGGCGACCCTTTCCCCGACCCGATGACATGGGTCGGCATCGCCTTCGTCGTGATCGCAGGCATTGCGGTGGCAAGCAAATGA
- a CDS encoding dehypoxanthine futalosine cyclase — protein MNRLSKAEAVDLIRNADLKTLGRMASEMKAKLHPEKITTFVVDRNINYTNVCWVDCKFCAFYRHGKDEDAYVLTFEEIDQKIEELLAIGGTQILFQGGVHPKLKIEWYEELVEHIHRKYPEITIHGFSAVEIDYIAKVSHIGVEEVLQRLAAKGLSSIPGAGAEILSDRVRDIIAPKKIDVEDWLNVHRLAHENGIKSTATMMFGTVETDEEIVEHWDLVRNLQDETGGFRAFIMWSFQPYHTKLEADGIVTHKTSPNRYLRLLAVSRLFLDNVRNIQSSWVTQGSYIGQMALQYGANDLGSTMMEENVVKAAGAVNRMNQQEMIRLIRDVGETPAKRNTAYEILEVY, from the coding sequence ATGAACCGCCTGAGCAAAGCGGAGGCGGTCGACCTGATTCGCAATGCCGATCTCAAGACGCTCGGCCGCATGGCGAGCGAGATGAAGGCGAAGCTGCATCCCGAAAAGATCACGACTTTCGTCGTCGACAGGAATATCAACTATACCAACGTCTGCTGGGTCGACTGCAAATTCTGCGCATTCTACCGCCATGGGAAAGATGAAGACGCCTACGTGCTTACGTTCGAAGAGATCGACCAAAAGATCGAGGAGCTGCTCGCCATCGGCGGGACACAGATCCTTTTTCAAGGCGGTGTGCATCCGAAACTCAAAATCGAGTGGTACGAAGAGCTCGTCGAACATATCCACCGGAAGTATCCCGAAATCACGATTCATGGCTTCAGTGCCGTCGAAATCGACTATATCGCCAAAGTCTCACATATCGGTGTCGAAGAGGTGCTGCAGCGCCTGGCCGCAAAGGGACTCAGCTCCATTCCCGGTGCGGGTGCGGAAATTTTGAGCGATCGCGTGCGGGACATCATCGCCCCCAAAAAGATCGACGTCGAAGATTGGCTGAATGTCCACCGACTGGCCCACGAAAACGGTATCAAGTCGACGGCGACGATGATGTTCGGTACTGTGGAGACCGACGAAGAGATCGTCGAGCACTGGGATCTGGTGCGCAACCTGCAGGACGAGACGGGCGGTTTCCGTGCCTTTATCATGTGGAGTTTTCAGCCATATCACACGAAGCTCGAAGCCGATGGGATCGTGACACACAAAACGAGCCCCAACCGCTATCTTCGGCTCCTCGCCGTCAGCCGTCTCTTTCTCGACAATGTCAGAAATATCCAGAGTTCGTGGGTGACGCAGGGCAGCTACATCGGCCAGATGGCACTGCAATACGGCGCCAACGACCTGGGCAGCACGATGATGGAGGAGAACGTCGTCAAAGCGGCGGGTGCCGTGAACCGTATGAACCAGCAGGAGATGATCCGCCTTATCCGCGATGTCGGCGAAACGCCGGCGAAACGGAATACGGCGTACGAGATTTTAGAGGTTTACTGA
- a CDS encoding GGDEF domain-containing protein, with amino-acid sequence MQRRRYKILGALLGAIFLTSAAAWLPVLTEWLERFDLTASEAGRLAYAIFFVLAAVVSYAFVTELIRARMQIKRCDEVLNTSAAMEMHDKQLFHTMGKKQILLAKRNGWPVSMIALYLHPMQGNKAAGDISLQIKEMVLEELEKVMRGSDLAGSFAKNEYLIFLQNCSESQSKEIAKRIKKRFSDKRVEVDGKLYRIECKCGVTTLDAGAAELKRLMERAFDVLERAKEKTGNVIEHF; translated from the coding sequence ATGCAAAGAAGAAGATATAAAATTCTCGGAGCGCTGCTTGGCGCCATTTTCCTGACCAGTGCGGCGGCGTGGCTTCCCGTATTGACCGAGTGGCTCGAGCGTTTCGACCTCACCGCTTCCGAAGCGGGACGATTGGCGTATGCCATCTTTTTCGTGCTTGCGGCCGTCGTCTCCTACGCTTTCGTGACGGAATTGATCCGGGCGCGTATGCAGATCAAACGGTGCGACGAGGTGCTCAACACCTCCGCGGCGATGGAGATGCACGACAAGCAGCTTTTCCATACGATGGGCAAAAAACAGATACTGTTGGCCAAACGCAATGGCTGGCCGGTGAGTATGATCGCGCTCTATCTGCATCCGATGCAGGGAAACAAAGCGGCCGGAGATATCAGCCTTCAGATCAAGGAGATGGTTCTCGAAGAGCTCGAGAAGGTGATGCGCGGCAGCGATTTGGCAGGAAGTTTCGCGAAGAACGAATATTTGATCTTTTTGCAAAATTGCAGCGAGAGCCAGTCCAAAGAGATCGCCAAGCGGATCAAAAAAAGATTTTCCGACAAGCGTGTCGAGGTCGACGGCAAACTCTACAGGATCGAGTGTAAATGTGGCGTGACGACGCTCGACGCCGGTGCGGCGGAGTTGAAACGGTTGATGGAGCGTGCCTTCGACGTTCTCGAACGTGCCAAAGAGAAAACGGGCAACGTGATCGAACATTTTTAG
- a CDS encoding DUF3108 domain-containing protein: MKKAVVLLLIFIGTIYAESMHATYKVEYGIFGKMGVSDAYLTKENGRYKIKMVAKATGLAKVLSGGRVEIYESEGVVFNGRLIPEVFRKDIKRSGKRRVKIYRFDHGYQRVTYREKKYRDGKLESESNDTLPYYANDDILSLYFNTPMIIGDCTKPFDSFLKAVGAEKKTGKVRIETITGKQKEKMKASLGEASCYLKVTVYQKLFGSKGGELYLSLRSDNVVKKALLKDVVMFGDIRGKLIHFESKK, from the coding sequence ATGAAAAAAGCAGTGGTACTGTTGTTGATTTTTATCGGGACGATCTATGCGGAGTCGATGCATGCGACCTATAAAGTGGAGTATGGGATTTTCGGAAAAATGGGAGTCTCCGATGCCTATCTCACGAAAGAGAATGGACGCTATAAAATAAAGATGGTCGCCAAAGCGACCGGTTTGGCGAAAGTTCTCAGCGGCGGCCGTGTCGAGATATATGAAAGCGAAGGGGTGGTTTTCAACGGGCGCCTCATTCCGGAAGTTTTCAGAAAAGATATCAAACGTTCGGGAAAAAGGCGTGTGAAAATCTATCGATTCGATCATGGGTACCAGCGCGTCACCTATCGTGAAAAGAAGTATCGTGACGGAAAGCTCGAAAGCGAATCGAACGATACGCTTCCCTACTACGCGAACGACGACATCCTCTCTCTTTACTTCAACACACCGATGATCATCGGAGACTGTACCAAACCGTTCGACAGTTTTCTCAAAGCCGTCGGTGCCGAAAAGAAGACGGGAAAGGTCAGGATAGAGACGATTACGGGAAAGCAGAAAGAGAAGATGAAAGCGTCGCTTGGCGAAGCGTCCTGCTATCTGAAAGTGACGGTCTATCAGAAACTTTTCGGTTCCAAAGGCGGTGAGCTCTACCTCTCCCTGCGCTCCGACAATGTCGTGAAAAAAGCGCTTCTCAAAGATGTGGTCATGTTTGGCGACATACGGGGCAAACTCATACATTTCGAAAGCAAAAAGTGA
- the ribH gene encoding 6,7-dimethyl-8-ribityllumazine synthase, which yields MNIIEGQLKLDGSERVAIIASRFNHIITDRLVEGARDAFLRHGGNDGNLDLILVPGAFEIPFALEKALASGKYAGVCCVGAVIRGSTPHFDYVAAEATKGVANVTLKHGKPVAFGVLTTDTIEQAIERAGSKAGNKGFEAMTGVIEMLDLYRTMEG from the coding sequence ATGAACATTATCGAAGGACAGTTGAAACTTGACGGCAGCGAGCGCGTCGCGATCATCGCGAGCCGCTTCAACCACATCATTACCGACCGCCTGGTCGAAGGGGCGCGCGACGCCTTTTTGCGCCATGGCGGCAACGACGGCAATCTCGACCTGATTCTGGTACCGGGTGCATTCGAAATCCCGTTCGCGCTGGAAAAAGCGCTGGCTTCCGGGAAATATGCCGGTGTCTGCTGTGTCGGTGCCGTGATTCGCGGATCGACGCCACATTTCGACTATGTGGCGGCGGAAGCGACCAAGGGTGTCGCGAATGTGACCCTCAAGCACGGAAAGCCGGTCGCCTTCGGCGTACTCACGACCGATACGATCGAACAGGCGATCGAGCGGGCCGGTTCCAAGGCGGGCAACAAAGGGTTCGAAGCGATGACGGGTGTGATTGAAATGCTCGATCTCTACCGGACGATGGAGGGGTAA
- the nusB gene encoding transcription antitermination factor NusB: protein MATRHQSRGAVIGLLYAHDIGNPEVQQFSEDLLEEKKIRNKQREFALGLYNGVLEHLGTIDEEIKEHLKDWDFDRLDHVDKSILRLGTYELLYTDLDRAVIINEAVELAKELGSDQSPKFVNGVLDAIEKTASRKDEKA from the coding sequence ATGGCGACAAGACATCAGTCCCGCGGGGCCGTGATCGGCCTGCTTTATGCGCACGATATCGGTAATCCGGAGGTCCAGCAGTTCAGCGAAGACCTGCTTGAAGAGAAGAAGATCCGAAACAAGCAGCGCGAGTTCGCACTCGGCCTCTACAACGGCGTGCTCGAGCATCTCGGAACCATCGACGAAGAGATCAAAGAGCATTTGAAAGATTGGGATTTCGACCGACTCGACCATGTGGACAAGTCGATCCTGCGTCTTGGAACCTACGAGCTGCTCTACACCGATCTCGACCGGGCCGTCATCATCAACGAAGCGGTCGAACTGGCCAAAGAGCTCGGAAGCGACCAGTCGCCGAAGTTCGTCAACGGCGTGCTCGATGCGATCGAAAAGACGGCTTCCCGGAAGGATGAGAAGGCATGA
- a CDS encoding GGDEF domain-containing protein, giving the protein MLKPDKAKWKIALFASVMAVAASAGLVGVQWLLQDEPSDLSISVMGTLYLLLFSILFFKLLRQSAQLEQVEREKEAQKLLDDTTLLYKNRVFKELAGTQIRMCKRNNWPAGLILMDIDRLAKINEKYGYDAGNQVLKHFATVLKETVRDSDLVARFDDDRFALLLPDCDAKNAKKVIQRIQARILEAPPKIEKSTIKIPFSSGVVSFNGKVAKLNHMLKRAGEALEAAKRRGGNRIELF; this is encoded by the coding sequence ATGTTGAAACCCGATAAAGCGAAATGGAAGATCGCGCTCTTCGCATCTGTTATGGCCGTTGCGGCATCTGCGGGGTTGGTGGGTGTGCAGTGGCTTTTGCAGGATGAACCCTCGGACCTCTCCATCTCTGTCATGGGAACGCTCTATCTGCTTCTCTTTTCGATTCTTTTTTTCAAATTGCTGCGGCAAAGTGCACAGCTGGAGCAGGTGGAGAGAGAAAAAGAGGCACAGAAACTGCTTGACGATACGACCCTTCTCTATAAAAACAGGGTTTTCAAGGAGCTGGCCGGAACCCAGATACGTATGTGCAAACGCAACAACTGGCCGGCCGGCCTCATTTTGATGGATATCGACAGACTCGCAAAGATCAATGAAAAGTACGGATACGATGCAGGCAATCAGGTCCTGAAACATTTCGCCACCGTTTTAAAAGAGACGGTACGCGACAGCGACCTGGTCGCCCGTTTCGACGATGACAGATTCGCGCTGCTGCTTCCCGACTGCGACGCGAAAAATGCGAAAAAAGTGATTCAGCGTATTCAGGCCAGAATTCTGGAGGCTCCGCCAAAAATCGAAAAATCGACGATCAAGATACCTTTCTCGTCGGGCGTGGTTTCGTTCAACGGCAAGGTCGCGAAGCTCAATCATATGCTCAAACGTGCCGGCGAAGCGCTCGAAGCGGCGAAAAGAAGAGGTGGAAACCGAATAGAACTTTTTTAG
- a CDS encoding DUF433 domain-containing protein codes for MDKLLTRITIDPEKRGGKPCIRNLRITVYDILDMLASGMSFEEIMEDFPKLSREDILAALRYAADREHKTTVTPLSA; via the coding sequence ATGGATAAGCTACTGACCCGTATCACGATCGATCCGGAAAAAAGGGGCGGCAAGCCGTGTATCAGAAATCTGAGAATCACGGTTTACGACATACTGGATATGCTTGCATCGGGAATGAGTTTCGAGGAGATCATGGAAGACTTTCCGAAACTTTCGAGAGAAGATATCCTCGCGGCATTGCGCTACGCCGCGGATAGAGAGCATAAGACCACTGTCACGCCTTTGAGTGCGTAA
- the kdsA gene encoding 3-deoxy-8-phosphooctulonate synthase, translated as MILIAGPCVIESRESVMRIAEALKKYDEEERIDFYFKASFDKANRTSLESYRGPGLEEGMKIFEEVKQAFGYKTLTDVHESCQVPVVAETVDVLQIPAFLCRQTDLLVAAAKTDCIVNIKKGQFMVPADMQYSVLKVLKTRGYERADYETSKKAGVWLTERGSTFGYGNLVVDMRSLPIMRAFAPVIFDATHSVQMPGQGGKTGGDSSFVPYLARAAAAAGVDGFFFETHFDPSLALSDGPNMIRLDDLDKLIGQIEAIREIVEG; from the coding sequence ATGATTTTGATAGCGGGACCGTGTGTCATCGAGTCCAGAGAGAGTGTGATGCGTATCGCCGAAGCGTTGAAAAAGTATGACGAAGAGGAGAGAATCGACTTCTATTTCAAAGCGAGTTTCGACAAAGCCAACCGAACATCGCTCGAGAGTTACCGGGGGCCGGGCCTCGAGGAGGGAATGAAAATTTTCGAAGAGGTGAAACAGGCGTTCGGATACAAGACATTGACGGATGTCCACGAATCGTGTCAGGTGCCTGTCGTAGCCGAAACGGTCGATGTCCTGCAGATTCCCGCCTTTTTGTGCCGCCAGACGGATCTGTTGGTGGCGGCGGCCAAAACTGACTGCATCGTCAATATCAAAAAGGGGCAGTTCATGGTCCCCGCCGATATGCAATACTCGGTCCTGAAGGTGCTCAAGACGCGCGGATACGAACGGGCCGATTACGAAACGAGCAAAAAAGCCGGGGTATGGCTGACCGAACGCGGCTCGACCTTCGGTTACGGCAACCTCGTCGTGGATATGCGTTCGCTCCCGATCATGCGGGCGTTCGCACCTGTCATTTTCGATGCGACACACAGCGTTCAGATGCCGGGGCAGGGGGGAAAGACCGGTGGCGACAGTTCGTTCGTACCCTATCTGGCGCGTGCAGCCGCCGCAGCGGGCGTCGACGGCTTCTTCTTCGAAACCCATTTCGATCCCTCTCTGGCGCTTAGTGACGGGCCGAATATGATCAGACTGGACGATCTTGACAAACTGATCGGCCAGATCGAAGCGATACGGGAGATTGTCGAAGGTTAG
- a CDS encoding GGDEF domain-containing protein — protein MIEILYGVIGVLATALIAVGTMWFRCRKALKASSAKVDALTEEVTAARSLDETTGAFNYPFFVKMANVQIKLARRHRWPVTLLIVDVDQLEKINLRYSFKTGDSVLKHLVETIRETVRSSDVLGRFGGSGIFVLLPECDTENIPTVYDRIEKRIDETPLMQGEKQIRYRTTAGAVTMYGIQIQLNRMMELAEDALGSAKEKKKSLVIFDKEGGEV, from the coding sequence ATGATTGAAATACTCTATGGTGTTATCGGAGTTCTCGCGACGGCCCTCATCGCGGTGGGAACGATGTGGTTTCGCTGCAGAAAAGCACTCAAAGCGAGCAGTGCAAAAGTCGACGCTCTGACGGAAGAGGTGACAGCCGCACGTTCGCTCGACGAGACGACAGGGGCGTTCAACTACCCCTTTTTCGTCAAGATGGCCAATGTCCAGATCAAACTCGCACGGCGCCACCGCTGGCCCGTGACGCTGTTGATCGTCGATGTCGACCAGCTGGAGAAGATCAATCTACGCTACAGCTTCAAGACGGGCGACAGTGTCTTGAAACATCTGGTCGAGACGATCCGTGAAACGGTCCGAAGCAGCGATGTTCTGGGCCGTTTCGGAGGGTCGGGTATCTTCGTTCTCCTGCCAGAATGCGATACCGAAAACATTCCGACGGTTTATGATCGGATCGAGAAGCGCATCGACGAGACACCTCTGATGCAAGGGGAGAAGCAGATCCGATACAGGACGACGGCAGGTGCCGTGACGATGTACGGGATTCAGATCCAACTCAACCGGATGATGGAACTTGCCGAAGATGCGCTCGGCAGCGCGAAAGAGAAGAAAAAGAGTCTTGTCATATTCGACAAAGAGGGAGGGGAAGTATGA